CTCTAAAGAGATGTTCCCCAAAAGAGATTTTGGTGCGTTCCGCCACAGCGATGAAGAGGATATTCGCAAAATTACCGGGGATCACGATCCCGAAGCGACGGGGATGAAACTCGCAATTATGGCGGATGCGGGCAAGAGCGATTGGGCTGAAGATATTCTGCCGGCCAGCGAGAGCGTGGTCGATATGGTGCGCGTGGCGTGTTATGTCGAACAGATTCCCGAGACTGTTGAAATGTTGCTCGATGCCCACGAGAAGGGGTATGAAACGAGTTGTAATATTATGGCGATTTCGACGGTGCAAGATGTCGAGATTGATCAGGCGTTAGAGGTGTTGATGCAAACGCCTGTGGGCACGATTTGCGTTGTGGATAGTTTCGGTGCGCTGTATCGCGAGCAGGTCGATATGCTCGTGCGAAAATACATGGAGGCGACCAAGAGTTCGGGCAAAGAGGTGGGTATTCACGCGCACAATAACCAGCAACTGGCATTTGCCAATACTATTGAGGCCATTATTTTAGGGGCCAATCGGGTCGATGCCACAGTGGATGGATTGGGCCGAGGTGCGGGCAATTGTCCCATGGAATTGTTGCTCGGTTTTTTGCGAAATCCCAAATTTAAGATCCGCCCCGTCTATAAGTTGCTGGAAGATCATTTTGTCAAGTTGCGCAGCGAAATGATGTGGGGACCTCTGGTGCCCTATAATATCACAGGCCAGCACAACCAGCATCCCCGCGAGGCAATGGCGTTGCTCGATGGTGATGACCGAGATGAGTATCTGGCATTTTACGACCGCGTAGTTGGTGATATTTAAGGGGATATACAATATGGCTGTAAACGCGAGTGATTTGCCCGATGCGCGAGGGCATTTTGGGCCTTATGGTGGGCAGTATGTGCCCGAGACGCTTATGGCGCTGTTGGAAGACCTGGAGGCGGCTTACCGGGAGGCAAAGCGCGATCCCGGTTTTTGGGCTGAACTGGATCGATATTTGCGCGATTACGT
This DNA window, taken from Gemmatimonadota bacterium, encodes the following:
- a CDS encoding aldolase catalytic domain-containing protein, coding for MKAPWITYRPELKVLDCTIRDGGLMNDHHFDDDFVKAVYETCVAAGVDYMEIGYRNSKEMFPKRDFGAFRHSDEEDIRKITGDHDPEATGMKLAIMADAGKSDWAEDILPASESVVDMVRVACYVEQIPETVEMLLDAHEKGYETSCNIMAISTVQDVEIDQALEVLMQTPVGTICVVDSFGALYREQVDMLVRKYMEATKSSGKEVGIHAHNNQQLAFANTIEAIILGANRVDATVDGLGRGAGNCPMELLLGFLRNPKFKIRPVYKLLEDHFVKLRSEMMWGPLVPYNITGQHNQHPREAMALLDGDDRDEYLAFYDRVVGDI